The following is a genomic window from Ignavibacteria bacterium.
TTAATCCGCTGAGCTTATGAAACTTATCATAAGAGCTTTCATTAGAATCAGCAATGTCATCAGCTGTTCTTGCAAAAGCATATATGCTGTAAACATATCTTCGCTTATCCTTTGGTATTAAGAAAGAACCTACGGGAAAATTCTCGTAATGGCTGACTGCTAAATTTTTACAAAACTCATAAGACTCTTGAATCTTATGTTCGTTCTGAGCTGAACTCAATATCTAATGTTTTTTGGATTAAGCGATTAAGGCAATACCGGGAATGCTAAATTCTCCAGCGTCTTATGTAAGCAAGATTCTGATGTGCGGGTACAAGAAACAAAATATAACTATGATTCAATATACCATTCAGAATTTTGTTAAATGAATTTACAAAATTATCATTAAGATTTGAAATCGTAATTAAAAACTTCTTAATATAATTTGAAACATTCAAAAGACTTGAAGCCGACTTTGAGTTTGTCGGGTCTGATGGGTCATAAAAAAATGAAATGAATATGGAAGCTAATATCGAGAAACCTATTATGGAAACTTTCTTCCATCTGCTGCCGGATTCGATTGTTGTGATGTCTCTCCAGTAACATTTATAAAAAAGCTTTCTGTAAAAATCCATCATTAGAATATGATGCAATCTGTAGATGAATAAATATTCCGGAACAAAAAATTCACGGAGAGGGACATAATATATGTATTGTAAAAATACTTCCATTTCCGTCAAGTTATAACTAATTATGCATAAAATCAATATTCATATAAGTGTATGAATATTAAATAATTATTATCTGACTCCAAATAAAGAAGGGGTTATATAACCCCTTCTTTAACAACATCAAGAAAGAATGAGAAAATTATTTAACCAACATGAATTTTTTGGTTTGCTTATAATCTCCTGAGATAAGCTGATAATAATAAACTCCTGATGTTAGCTCAGTTCCAATAAATTGTTCGGAATAATTTCCCGCCGTTCTGTAGCCATCTAAAATTGAAGCTACCTCCTTGCCTAAAGCATCATAAACTTTTAAACTCACGTTGCCTGAAATAGGAATTGAGAATTCAATTGTAGTTGAAGGATTAAATGGATTTGGATAATTCTGACCAAGTTTATATTGAGAAGGAATAAGATTATTTATAGGTTCAATACCTGTTACATTATCAACTAATTTTAAAACTGTTCCCAAACTTGTAACAGCATAACCGTAAACAACTGTTCCTATTCTTGTAAACTCCATATGTTGAACACCCGTTATTCCTCCGGTGGTCATTGTTGTCCATGTTGCACCGCCATCAGTACTTTTTTTGATTGCACCTCCTGTTGCTCCTGCACCATCGCACGAAATATAGCAAGTATTAGTTCCTTCAATCCATTTAGTAGTACAATATCCGGTAAATCCTGTTCCTACATTCACAGTAGCCCATGTTGTTCCGCCGTTTGTCGTTCTGGCAATACTTGGAAGCGATGATTGAGTAGCCGCAATACCTAAGGTCTTATTATCGCTCATTGCAAAACCTGAAACGAACGTGCCGGCAATACCCAATGTTCCTATTGTCCAATTCGTTCCGCCATTTGTTGTAAAATAAACTCTGGATGAGGCATTCAAACCAAAGCCATACCACATGTTATCTAATACCACAATTGAATTTGCTGCTGATGCTTCACCTGTTATGCCCGGTGGATTGGTAAGTGTCCATGTTGTACCTCCATCAGTAGTTTTTGAAACATAATAAGGTTGTCCTGAACCTGTTGGAGGATCACTTTGTGCAATGCCGAATGATGGCATTAATTTTGAAAAAGTTATTCCATTAAAAAATGCTAAGGTTCCTCCTGTTGATGCAACAAGTGTCCATGTAGTTCCGCCATTTGTTGTTTTATAAAAAGATGCATTTCCGCCTGTGCCTCCTGCACCACCACCGTTACCTACAAATGCAACGTCCGCATCTCTTGCCCAAATGCAGAATAAATCGAGAGAAATTCCTGTACCCGTTACGTTTGTAAAATTCGTTCCGCCGTTAGTTGACCTGTAAACCAACGGAACTCCCGACGTTCCCCGTGCAATCCATACAACATTTTGTCCTGCAACAGAAATTGCCGGAAAAGTTTGGCCTGTTACAACTGTAGTTGCAACTGTCCATTGTCCATAACTTAAATCCGCAAAAAATAAAGAACATATTACAACTGAAATAAGTAATTTAATCTTCATTTCTTTTTCTCCTTCTATTAAAATTAATTTATATTGGTATAAACAGAGAACTTTAAATAAATATT
Proteins encoded in this region:
- a CDS encoding T9SS type A sorting domain-containing protein; protein product: MKIKLLISVVICSLFFADLSYGQWTVATTVVTGQTFPAISVAGQNVVWIARGTSGVPLVYRSTNGGTNFTNVTGTGISLDLFCIWARDADVAFVGNGGGAGGTGGNASFYKTTNGGTTWTLVASTGGTLAFFNGITFSKLMPSFGIAQSDPPTGSGQPYYVSKTTDGGTTWTLTNPPGITGEASAANSIVVLDNMWYGFGLNASSRVYFTTNGGTNWTIGTLGIAGTFVSGFAMSDNKTLGIAATQSSLPSIARTTNGGTTWATVNVGTGFTGYCTTKWIEGTNTCYISCDGAGATGGAIKKSTDGGATWTTMTTGGITGVQHMEFTRIGTVVYGYAVTSLGTVLKLVDNVTGIEPINNLIPSQYKLGQNYPNPFNPSTTIEFSIPISGNVSLKVYDALGKEVASILDGYRTAGNYSEQFIGTELTSGVYYYQLISGDYKQTKKFMLVK